In the Candidatus Electrothrix rattekaaiensis genome, one interval contains:
- a CDS encoding HigA family addiction module antitoxin, whose product MPKKLSPITPGDVLLEEFLKPLEISQNQLARDLHVPANRISQIIHGKREITADTALRLGRYFAIEPEFWLNLQLRYNMKIAKSKVGSKIKKEVKVCFPQAGSHDLATA is encoded by the coding sequence ATGCCGAAAAAATTATCTCCAATTACTCCCGGTGACGTCTTACTGGAAGAGTTTCTCAAACCTCTGGAAATATCGCAAAATCAGCTAGCCAGAGATCTTCATGTACCCGCAAACCGGATAAGCCAAATTATTCACGGCAAGCGAGAAATCACAGCAGATACAGCATTGCGCCTTGGCAGGTACTTTGCTATTGAACCTGAATTTTGGCTGAATTTACAGCTACGTTACAATATGAAAATAGCCAAAAGCAAGGTGGGGAGTAAAATCAAAAAAGAAGTGAAGGTTTGTTTTCCGCAAGCCGGTTCGCATGATCTCGCAACAGCTTGA
- a CDS encoding tyrosine recombinase XerC, with product MNTSHLPAFVDWLKIERGYSAHTVECYSRDIREFFKNMGKKIRVEEINREHIGSYISSLYLVNSGSSVARKMSALRTFFRYCIRQGHLTIDPLAGIAGPKRSRHIPTYLTVDEVFSLLEEPKKKDRFFLRDRAIMELIYSTGMRVSEAVATNLADADLSAELIKIKGKGRKERLVPFGSTAGDALKLWLPERNRMIVDRITRGDEPEREALFLNNRGTRLTVRSIERMVAGYGLRAGIAVRVTPHALRHSFATHLLEMGMDLRMVQELLGHASLSTTQQYTHLNLQHLTKVYDDAHPQAKKNEDHKG from the coding sequence ATGAATACGTCCCATCTCCCTGCTTTTGTTGATTGGTTAAAAATAGAGCGCGGTTATTCAGCGCACACTGTGGAATGCTATTCCAGAGATATCAGAGAATTCTTTAAAAATATGGGTAAGAAAATCAGGGTAGAAGAAATCAATCGAGAACATATAGGGAGTTATATCTCCTCGCTCTACCTTGTCAACTCCGGCTCTTCCGTGGCTCGAAAGATGTCGGCCCTGCGCACCTTTTTCAGGTATTGTATCCGACAAGGTCACCTCACGATTGATCCGTTGGCCGGAATAGCTGGCCCCAAACGATCCCGCCATATCCCGACCTATCTCACGGTGGATGAAGTCTTCAGTCTTTTAGAAGAACCCAAGAAAAAAGACCGTTTTTTTCTCCGAGACAGAGCAATTATGGAGCTGATCTACTCCACCGGAATGCGGGTGTCCGAAGCAGTGGCAACCAACCTTGCCGATGCTGATCTTTCCGCAGAACTGATCAAGATTAAAGGCAAGGGAAGAAAAGAGCGTCTTGTCCCTTTTGGCAGCACTGCCGGAGATGCCCTCAAACTGTGGCTACCGGAACGCAACCGCATGATCGTTGATCGGATCACACGCGGAGATGAACCGGAACGGGAGGCCTTATTTCTGAATAACCGAGGGACTCGGCTCACTGTGCGCAGTATAGAGCGGATGGTTGCTGGCTATGGCCTGCGGGCCGGTATTGCTGTCCGGGTGACGCCCCATGCCCTGCGCCATTCCTTTGCCACCCATCTGCTGGAAATGGGAATGGATCTACGGATGGTTCAAGAACTCTTAGGACATGCAAGCCTGTCCACCACCCAGCAATACACTCATCTCAATCTTCAACACCTGACTAAGGTGTATGATGATGCTCATCCCCAGGCAAAAAAAAACGAGGATCACAAAGGATAA
- the ileS gene encoding isoleucine--tRNA ligase has translation MEYRDTLNLPKTKFKMKANLTQKEPQYLKRWDKEKLYQKLQEAAEGKELFILHDGPPYANGNIHLGTAFNKVLKDIILKSRRLAGFQAPYIPGWDCHGLPIEHNVDKELGKKKETIPVLAKRGACRKYAEKWIKTQKEQFRRLGVLGDWDNPYLTINYDYEAAIAREFNRFLLSDGVVRSKKPVYWCSTCRTALAEAEVEYYDHTSPSIYVKFPVAEDLSEAVPELAGLENLKVLIWTTTPWTLPANMGVAFHPDFVYAAVAVKDEVWILAQELVEKCFEAFEISDYKIVTTFSAKGLEGKKCRHPFLDRDSLMVLADYVTTEAGTGCVHTAPGHGADDYITGLRYDLEVLSPLDDGGQYTEEAGKYAGRQIPMVNREINDDMAADGSLVKESEINHSYPHCWRCKKPVLYRATKQWFISMKNNDLRDKALQAIKEVQWTPAWGQQRIHGMVEGRPDWCVSRQRSWGVPLTVLTCADCGEILKDAAVCENIEAMFEQEGADTWFKHEAADFLPDEVQCSCGSTHFEKETDILDVWFDSGVSHAAVMEARDELRSPADLYLEGSDQHRGWFQSSLLTSVGTRGQAPFKGVLTHGYVVDGKGKKMSKSIGNVIAPQEMIDKFGAEILRLWVASEDYRDDVKVSEEILRRVSDAYRKLRNTLRFLLSNLNDFDPATDSVGPEAFSEMDRWALARFADLVRRVDRAYTEYEFHAIYHSLINFCGTTISSLYMDVLKDRLYCSAPNAPERRAAQTVIYRILDGLLRLMAPILSVTAAEAWEHLHGLDEKSPVEQSVFFADFPKVDDIAQDAELDARWERLLALRSEITRVLEAARRDKTIGLSLDAEVLLQADAETTAFLNDNLALLKELCIISSLHVVTEAGDASFVAGEEMKGLQIAVQPAPGNKCERCWTISPSVGEDSEHPTLCSRCLAVVKELAG, from the coding sequence ATGGAATACCGGGATACCCTGAATCTGCCCAAAACCAAATTCAAGATGAAGGCCAATCTGACCCAGAAAGAGCCGCAATACCTGAAACGCTGGGACAAGGAAAAACTCTATCAAAAGCTGCAAGAGGCAGCAGAGGGTAAAGAGCTCTTCATTCTGCACGACGGCCCTCCCTATGCCAACGGCAATATTCATCTCGGCACAGCCTTTAATAAGGTACTCAAGGATATTATCCTCAAGTCCCGCCGACTGGCCGGTTTCCAGGCCCCGTATATTCCGGGCTGGGACTGCCACGGTCTGCCCATTGAGCATAATGTAGACAAAGAGTTGGGCAAGAAAAAAGAAACCATCCCAGTGTTGGCAAAGCGCGGGGCCTGCCGCAAATATGCTGAAAAATGGATCAAGACCCAGAAAGAGCAGTTTCGCCGTTTAGGGGTCTTGGGCGATTGGGATAATCCCTATCTCACCATAAATTACGACTACGAGGCCGCCATTGCTCGGGAGTTCAATCGCTTCCTGCTCTCCGACGGGGTGGTGCGCTCGAAAAAACCAGTGTACTGGTGCTCCACCTGCCGCACGGCCCTGGCCGAGGCTGAGGTCGAATATTACGATCATACCTCACCGTCTATTTATGTCAAATTTCCCGTGGCAGAGGATCTGAGCGAAGCTGTGCCGGAACTGGCCGGGCTGGAAAACCTCAAGGTGCTGATCTGGACCACCACCCCCTGGACCCTGCCCGCTAATATGGGGGTGGCCTTTCATCCTGATTTCGTCTATGCCGCTGTTGCGGTCAAGGATGAGGTCTGGATTCTGGCCCAGGAGCTGGTGGAAAAATGCTTTGAGGCCTTTGAGATCAGCGACTACAAGATAGTGACCACCTTTTCGGCCAAGGGGCTGGAAGGCAAGAAATGTCGCCACCCTTTCCTAGATCGAGACTCCCTGATGGTTTTGGCTGACTATGTTACCACCGAGGCCGGTACCGGCTGCGTTCATACCGCACCCGGACATGGTGCGGATGACTATATCACCGGTCTGCGCTATGACCTGGAGGTGCTTTCCCCGCTGGACGATGGAGGCCAGTATACGGAAGAAGCCGGCAAATACGCAGGTCGCCAGATCCCCATGGTCAATCGGGAGATCAACGATGACATGGCAGCAGACGGCTCCCTGGTCAAGGAGAGCGAGATCAATCACTCCTATCCCCATTGCTGGCGTTGTAAAAAACCGGTGCTCTATCGGGCCACCAAGCAGTGGTTTATCTCCATGAAGAATAACGACCTGCGCGACAAGGCTCTGCAAGCCATCAAAGAAGTGCAATGGACCCCGGCCTGGGGCCAGCAGCGCATTCACGGCATGGTGGAAGGCCGACCTGACTGGTGTGTCTCCCGCCAGCGTTCCTGGGGTGTGCCTCTGACCGTGCTGACCTGCGCGGATTGCGGCGAGATCCTCAAGGATGCTGCGGTCTGTGAAAATATTGAGGCCATGTTTGAACAAGAAGGAGCTGATACCTGGTTCAAGCATGAGGCAGCGGACTTTCTCCCGGACGAGGTACAATGCTCCTGCGGCTCAACCCATTTTGAAAAAGAGACCGACATCCTGGATGTCTGGTTTGATTCCGGGGTCAGCCATGCGGCGGTTATGGAGGCTCGGGACGAACTGCGCTCTCCGGCGGATCTCTATTTAGAAGGCAGTGATCAGCATCGGGGCTGGTTTCAGTCCTCCTTGCTGACCTCTGTGGGTACTCGTGGTCAGGCCCCATTCAAAGGTGTGCTTACTCACGGTTACGTGGTAGACGGCAAGGGCAAGAAAATGTCCAAGTCCATCGGCAACGTGATTGCGCCCCAGGAGATGATTGATAAATTTGGGGCAGAGATCCTGCGCCTCTGGGTGGCCAGTGAAGATTACCGGGATGATGTCAAGGTCTCTGAGGAAATCCTGCGCCGGGTCTCGGATGCCTATCGCAAACTGCGCAACACCCTGCGCTTTCTCCTGTCCAATCTCAATGATTTTGATCCGGCCACGGACAGCGTCGGCCCGGAAGCCTTCAGCGAGATGGATCGCTGGGCCCTAGCCCGTTTTGCGGATCTGGTCCGTCGGGTGGATCGCGCCTATACCGAGTATGAATTCCATGCCATCTACCACAGCCTGATCAACTTTTGCGGCACCACCATTTCCAGCCTGTACATGGACGTGCTTAAAGACCGGCTCTACTGCTCAGCCCCGAATGCGCCGGAACGGCGGGCAGCCCAGACCGTTATTTACCGCATTCTGGACGGACTGCTCCGCCTGATGGCCCCGATCCTCAGCGTGACCGCAGCCGAGGCCTGGGAACATCTGCACGGGTTGGATGAAAAATCTCCTGTGGAACAATCTGTCTTTTTTGCTGACTTTCCCAAGGTGGATGATATTGCCCAGGATGCGGAACTTGATGCACGCTGGGAAAGACTGCTTGCCCTGCGCAGCGAGATCACCAGGGTGCTGGAAGCGGCCCGCCGGGACAAAACCATTGGGCTGTCCCTAGATGCGGAAGTACTCCTCCAAGCAGATGCGGAAACAACAGCCTTTCTCAATGACAATCTGGCGTTGCTGAAGGAACTCTGCATTATCTCCAGTTTGCATGTCGTTACCGAGGCAGGCGATGCCAGCTTTGTTGCTGGCGAAGAAATGAAGGGCTTGCAGATTGCGGTTCAGCCTGCGCCGGGCAATAAATGCGAACGCTGCTGGACCATTTCTCCCTCAGTGGGCGAGGACAGTGAGCACCCGACCCTGTGCAGCCGCTGTCTTGCTGTGGTCAAGGAGCTGGCAGGCTGA
- the xseB gene encoding exodeoxyribonuclease VII small subunit, which yields MAKRTFENALTKLDRITADLEQGDLGLDNSLKKFDEGVQLVKFCNEKLEEARSQVDLLLKKNDTLTAVPFSEEATSSSSNNDNESV from the coding sequence ATGGCCAAAAGAACATTTGAAAATGCCTTAACAAAACTGGACCGCATTACTGCGGATCTGGAGCAGGGTGACTTGGGCTTGGATAACAGTCTGAAGAAATTTGACGAAGGGGTGCAGCTGGTCAAATTCTGTAATGAAAAATTGGAAGAGGCCCGTAGTCAGGTTGACTTGCTGCTAAAAAAAAATGATACGCTGACAGCGGTTCCTTTTTCAGAAGAGGCAACATCATCATCATCAAATAATGATAATGAGAGCGTGTAG
- the dxs gene encoding 1-deoxy-D-xylulose-5-phosphate synthase, translating into MAEDASSCLDTRAAEAKDIIMAPTHNPVQSSNLLDSIDSPDDLRAFNLRELEQLAEEIREKIITTVAKNGGHLAPCLGVVELTLALHYVFDTPKDKLVWDVGHQCYAHKLITGRRDKFHTLRQYQGISGFPKRSESEYDVVESGHSSTSISYSLGLSAAKELQQDKSKVIAIIGDGSMTAGMAFEALNHAGDLHKDLIVILNDNEMSISPNVGAMSSFLSRKLNSKTIRSLKDHVEEGLKSMSSVGENILSVLRKSEDSLKAFFTPGMLFEALKFKYIGPIPGHELEDLIAALRNVRDNTHGPVLIHVLTTKGKGYGPAEKNPGDYHGLGPFTIATGKPLPSSGSISYTEVFGKTICSLAESDKRVCAITAAMPAGTGLTAFSQRFPDRFFDVGIAEQHAVTFAAGLAMDGLRPVVTVYSSFMQRSLDQLIHDVCLPDLPVTFALDRAGVVGDDGPTHHGVFDLSFLRFIPNLTVMAPKDENELQHMLYTSVQSDSPCAIRYPRGSGADVPLDPEFKLLPIGQGELLREGKDLLLLPVGNRVYPALEAAEGLARLGIDAAVINPRFIKPLDNELICDWASTCGRVLTVEDNVKKGGFGSAVLQMLHEMHLLVPVRTLGYGNKFIDQAPQQTLWKNAGIDVAGIIKGALEVMKQGS; encoded by the coding sequence ATGGCGGAAGACGCAAGCAGCTGTCTGGACACACGGGCGGCGGAAGCAAAGGACATAATCATGGCCCCGACACACAACCCTGTACAGAGCAGCAATCTGCTGGACAGCATAGACAGCCCGGATGATCTGCGTGCTTTCAATCTCAGAGAGCTTGAGCAGCTCGCTGAAGAAATACGCGAGAAGATTATCACCACGGTTGCGAAAAATGGTGGCCATCTCGCGCCCTGCCTCGGGGTTGTTGAACTGACCTTGGCTTTGCATTATGTCTTTGATACGCCGAAAGATAAACTGGTCTGGGATGTGGGCCATCAATGCTATGCCCATAAACTGATCACTGGGCGTCGGGATAAGTTCCATACCCTGCGTCAGTATCAGGGAATCAGCGGTTTTCCCAAACGCTCTGAGAGCGAATATGATGTGGTGGAAAGCGGCCATAGTTCCACCTCCATATCCTACAGCCTCGGGCTTTCGGCTGCGAAAGAGTTGCAACAGGACAAGAGCAAGGTTATTGCCATTATCGGCGACGGCTCCATGACTGCCGGGATGGCTTTTGAGGCCTTGAATCATGCTGGGGATCTGCATAAGGATCTGATTGTTATCCTCAATGATAATGAGATGTCTATCTCGCCCAATGTTGGGGCCATGTCCAGCTTTCTCAGCAGAAAACTCAACTCTAAAACCATACGGAGCCTCAAAGATCACGTGGAAGAAGGGTTGAAGTCCATGTCGTCGGTGGGCGAGAATATCCTGAGCGTGCTCCGAAAATCTGAGGACAGCCTGAAGGCATTTTTCACGCCGGGTATGCTTTTTGAGGCCTTGAAATTTAAGTATATTGGCCCTATCCCCGGACATGAGCTGGAAGACCTTATTGCGGCCTTGAGAAATGTTCGGGATAATACCCACGGCCCGGTGCTTATTCATGTTTTGACCACCAAGGGTAAGGGTTATGGACCGGCAGAAAAAAATCCCGGTGATTATCACGGGCTGGGGCCTTTTACGATTGCCACTGGCAAGCCTTTACCTTCCTCTGGGTCGATTTCGTACACCGAGGTCTTTGGCAAGACCATCTGTTCGTTGGCTGAGAGCGATAAACGGGTCTGTGCCATCACCGCAGCCATGCCTGCCGGGACCGGATTAACAGCGTTTAGCCAGCGTTTCCCGGATCGATTTTTTGATGTGGGCATTGCTGAACAGCATGCAGTCACCTTTGCCGCCGGTCTGGCTATGGACGGCCTGCGCCCGGTGGTGACGGTTTATTCCAGTTTTATGCAGCGGTCCTTGGATCAGCTTATCCATGATGTCTGTCTGCCTGACCTGCCGGTCACCTTTGCCCTGGATCGGGCCGGGGTGGTGGGTGATGATGGCCCCACCCATCACGGTGTGTTTGATCTGTCTTTTCTCCGTTTCATCCCCAACCTGACGGTTATGGCACCCAAGGATGAAAATGAATTACAGCACATGCTCTATACTTCGGTGCAGAGTGATAGCCCCTGTGCTATCCGTTATCCACGGGGGAGCGGTGCGGACGTGCCCCTTGACCCGGAGTTCAAACTTCTGCCCATAGGACAGGGGGAGTTGCTGCGAGAGGGTAAGGATCTGCTCCTACTTCCCGTCGGTAATAGGGTTTATCCTGCTCTGGAAGCTGCTGAAGGCTTGGCTCGGCTCGGTATTGATGCTGCTGTGATCAACCCGCGCTTTATCAAGCCCTTGGATAACGAGTTGATTTGCGACTGGGCAAGTACCTGCGGCAGAGTGCTGACAGTGGAAGATAATGTGAAAAAAGGGGGCTTTGGCAGCGCGGTCCTGCAAATGCTGCACGAGATGCATCTGCTCGTTCCTGTCCGCACTCTGGGCTATGGCAATAAATTTATTGATCAGGCCCCGCAGCAGACCCTGTGGAAGAACGCTGGGATTGATGTTGCCGGGATTATCAAGGGTGCTCTGGAGGTTATGAAGCAGGGCAGTTAA
- a CDS encoding HigA family addiction module antitoxin, which yields MKRKPVHPGIIIKEDYLEPLSISIKDMASNLGVSRKTLSKIINTRGSVTLEMALRLSRAFDTTPDLWMNLQKKYDLWHTERSTS from the coding sequence ATGAAAAGGAAACCTGTTCATCCGGGGATTATAATAAAAGAAGATTACCTGGAGCCTCTCTCCATATCAATCAAGGATATGGCGAGCAATTTAGGCGTTTCCAGAAAAACCCTTTCAAAAATTATTAACACCAGAGGTTCAGTTACTCTGGAAATGGCCTTGAGACTGTCAAGAGCATTTGACACTACACCGGATTTATGGATGAATCTACAGAAAAAGTATGACTTATGGCATACAGAAAGGAGTACCTCATGA
- a CDS encoding DUF2959 domain-containing protein, whose product MSSPKHPLSRIVPLLFIALLLTSCSTAYYSAMEKVGVHKRDILVDRVEGARDAQEEAQEEFKSALEQFASVVALKETDLKVAYDKLNAEYLDCDQASEKVSNRIDKVEKVSEDLFEEWEDELELYENRTYRATSKRQLRETKSRYRDMLASMRAAERSMAPVLKTFEDNVLFLKHNLNAQAIGSLQAEFEGLEKDIDVLIKRMNEAIQESNAFIDQMEQS is encoded by the coding sequence ATGTCCTCCCCAAAGCACCCCTTATCTCGAATCGTCCCCCTGCTCTTTATCGCCCTTCTGCTCACCTCCTGCTCCACAGCCTATTATTCGGCTATGGAAAAAGTCGGGGTCCATAAGCGGGACATCCTCGTTGACCGGGTGGAAGGGGCCAGAGATGCCCAGGAAGAAGCCCAGGAGGAATTCAAGTCCGCGCTGGAACAATTCGCCTCCGTGGTGGCACTCAAAGAGACTGATCTGAAAGTAGCTTATGACAAACTGAACGCGGAATATCTTGATTGCGATCAGGCCAGCGAAAAGGTATCAAACCGGATTGATAAGGTGGAAAAGGTCTCTGAAGACCTGTTTGAGGAATGGGAAGATGAGCTGGAATTATACGAAAATCGGACCTATCGTGCGACCAGTAAACGCCAGCTCCGGGAGACCAAATCCCGCTACCGGGATATGCTGGCCTCCATGCGGGCAGCGGAACGAAGCATGGCCCCTGTCCTGAAAACCTTTGAGGATAATGTCCTCTTTCTCAAGCATAACCTGAATGCCCAGGCCATTGGCTCCTTGCAGGCGGAGTTTGAGGGGCTAGAAAAGGATATTGATGTACTGATCAAGAGGATGAATGAGGCGATTCAGGAGTCCAACGCCTTTATTGATCAGATGGAACAGAGCTGA
- a CDS encoding Gfo/Idh/MocA family oxidoreductase, which translates to MKISVIGSGYWGKNLVRNFYALNALHSICDSNPDTLASFKKDYPEVERCVSFSEVINNPDITGVAISTPAVTHATLAKEALLAGKDVYVEKPLCLSEKEGRELNRIAKEEGRILMIGHLLWYHPLVLKLKEVIDAGELGRIQYIYSNRLNLGKLRREENVLWSFAPHDISVILGITGEMPTTVCAQGGNFLHQQIADTTVTLLNFPSGTRAHIFVSWLHPFKEQMLVVVGDKQMAVFNDTAPWEEKLQLYPHTVKWEGNVPVADRAEAVMVHAEQEEPLRSECAHFLDCIAKRSRPRTDGEEGLRVLTVLNCCQESLEKGNAALVSVTGPDMNFDVHETALVDDNVQIGAGTKVWHFSHILSGSILGKSCSIGQNVVIGPDVRIGSGCKIQNNVSVYNGVELEDDVFCGPSMVFTNVLNPRSAVSRKKEFRKTIVRKGATIGANATIICGIEIGESAFIGAGAVVTRDVPAFALMTGNPAKQTGWMSRYGEKLGLPLQGDGEDVCPHTGEKYVLKNGNVSITINDCYLLIS; encoded by the coding sequence ATGAAAATTTCAGTCATTGGATCCGGCTATTGGGGAAAAAATTTGGTGCGCAATTTTTATGCGTTAAATGCGCTCCATAGTATTTGTGACAGCAATCCCGATACGCTGGCGTCCTTTAAGAAGGATTACCCAGAGGTCGAACGCTGTGTCTCCTTTTCCGAGGTGATCAATAATCCCGATATAACCGGTGTTGCAATTTCTACACCTGCTGTAACGCACGCAACACTGGCGAAAGAAGCCTTGCTTGCCGGAAAAGATGTTTATGTTGAAAAACCGCTCTGTTTATCGGAAAAAGAGGGGAGAGAGCTGAATAGAATAGCCAAAGAAGAAGGTCGGATTTTAATGATCGGCCATCTCCTGTGGTACCATCCACTGGTTCTCAAGTTAAAAGAGGTGATAGATGCCGGTGAGCTTGGCAGGATTCAGTACATCTACTCCAATCGACTCAATCTTGGTAAACTGCGGCGAGAAGAGAATGTTCTCTGGTCCTTTGCTCCCCACGATATTTCTGTTATTTTGGGGATTACCGGAGAAATGCCGACAACCGTCTGCGCGCAAGGGGGGAATTTTCTCCACCAACAGATCGCTGATACCACGGTCACCTTATTGAACTTTCCGTCAGGGACGCGAGCCCATATTTTTGTTTCCTGGCTGCATCCATTTAAAGAGCAGATGTTAGTGGTTGTCGGCGATAAGCAAATGGCCGTGTTTAATGATACAGCTCCGTGGGAAGAAAAATTGCAGCTTTACCCGCATACTGTAAAATGGGAGGGGAATGTTCCCGTAGCAGATCGGGCTGAAGCTGTCATGGTGCATGCTGAACAAGAAGAACCTTTACGTTCGGAGTGCGCCCATTTTCTTGACTGTATAGCGAAGCGAAGCCGACCGAGAACGGATGGTGAAGAGGGCCTGAGGGTTCTTACTGTACTGAATTGTTGTCAGGAGTCGCTGGAAAAAGGAAATGCCGCCCTTGTTTCCGTTACCGGACCGGACATGAATTTTGATGTTCACGAGACTGCCCTCGTTGATGATAATGTTCAGATCGGGGCTGGAACAAAGGTTTGGCATTTTTCTCATATTTTATCAGGGAGTATACTTGGGAAATCCTGCTCAATCGGTCAGAATGTTGTTATCGGGCCAGATGTCCGGATCGGCTCAGGGTGTAAAATTCAAAATAACGTTTCTGTGTATAACGGGGTGGAGTTGGAAGACGATGTCTTTTGTGGCCCTTCTATGGTGTTCACCAATGTTTTGAATCCACGATCCGCTGTTTCGAGAAAAAAAGAGTTCAGAAAGACGATTGTCCGCAAGGGCGCAACCATCGGTGCCAATGCCACTATTATATGTGGTATTGAGATCGGTGAATCTGCCTTTATCGGTGCTGGAGCTGTTGTTACCCGTGATGTCCCGGCATTTGCTTTGATGACGGGTAATCCGGCTAAACAGACCGGGTGGATGAGCAGGTATGGAGAAAAGCTGGGGCTGCCGCTGCAAGGGGATGGGGAGGATGTCTGTCCGCATACCGGTGAGAAGTATGTGTTAAAAAATGGTAACGTTTCTATAACAATCAATGATTGTTATCTCCTGATATCTTGA
- the lspA gene encoding signal peptidase II — protein sequence MIRFFIIMVLVVVGDQLTKVSILDNFALYDSRVIIPGFFNLTFLLNSGAAFGMLSDMPLLWRQIFFITIAAVALVALVLMQRKMGKENAWYTLCFALIGGGAVGNVIDRVLYGSVVDFLDFYIGKYHWPAFNVADSAIFVGVTIFLLLQIFEKEAKQEVVEQEG from the coding sequence ATGATCCGTTTTTTTATCATCATGGTGCTGGTCGTGGTTGGCGACCAGCTGACCAAGGTCTCGATTCTGGACAACTTTGCTCTCTATGATTCCAGAGTTATTATTCCGGGCTTTTTCAACCTGACCTTTCTCCTCAACAGCGGGGCCGCCTTTGGGATGCTTTCCGATATGCCGTTGCTCTGGCGGCAGATCTTTTTCATCACCATTGCGGCGGTGGCTCTGGTGGCACTTGTTCTTATGCAGCGCAAGATGGGAAAAGAGAACGCCTGGTACACCCTTTGTTTCGCCCTTATCGGGGGCGGGGCTGTGGGTAATGTGATTGATCGGGTGCTGTACGGCTCGGTGGTGGATTTTCTTGATTTCTATATCGGGAAGTACCATTGGCCCGCCTTTAATGTGGCGGATTCAGCGATTTTCGTCGGCGTGACCATCTTTTTGTTGTTGCAGATTTTTGAGAAGGAGGCGAAGCAGGAAGTTGTGGAGCAGGAGGGGTAA
- the htpX gene encoding protease HtpX, with the protein MKRIFLFLLTNIGVLAVLSISARILGIDRFLTSNGLNMTSLLAFSALIGFGGSFISLLMSKKMAKWSTGAQVIQQPSNQEERWLVDTVAKLATKAGLKMPEVAIYEGAPNAFATGPSRSNSLVAVSTGLMQSMNRSQVEAVLAHEIAHVDNGDMVTLTLVQGVVNTFVIFLSRVAAYAVDNFLRGDEEESSGPGMSYFLISIVFEVLFGFLASTIVMYFSRVREFRADAGAAELMGDQRPMIEALQALGGMTPGELPKEMAASGISGSSMKALFSSHPPLEKRIAALQGK; encoded by the coding sequence ATGAAACGGATCTTTCTGTTTTTGCTGACCAACATTGGAGTGCTCGCGGTGCTGTCCATCAGCGCACGTATTCTAGGCATAGATCGCTTCCTGACCAGCAATGGCCTGAACATGACATCCCTGCTTGCCTTTTCCGCCCTGATCGGTTTCGGCGGCTCGTTCATCTCCCTGCTGATGTCGAAAAAAATGGCAAAGTGGAGCACCGGGGCCCAAGTCATCCAACAGCCCAGCAATCAGGAAGAACGCTGGCTGGTGGACACTGTTGCCAAGCTAGCCACCAAAGCTGGCCTGAAAATGCCGGAAGTCGCCATCTATGAGGGCGCACCCAATGCCTTTGCCACCGGCCCCAGCCGCTCGAACTCCCTGGTAGCGGTCTCAACCGGCCTGATGCAAAGCATGAACCGATCCCAGGTCGAAGCCGTCTTGGCCCACGAAATCGCCCATGTAGACAACGGCGATATGGTCACCCTGACTCTGGTTCAGGGAGTGGTCAACACCTTTGTGATCTTCCTTTCCCGGGTCGCCGCCTATGCGGTGGACAATTTCCTGCGCGGAGACGAGGAGGAATCAAGCGGCCCAGGCATGAGTTACTTTCTGATCAGTATCGTTTTTGAAGTGCTCTTCGGTTTCTTGGCCAGTACCATTGTCATGTATTTTTCCCGCGTTCGGGAATTTCGGGCTGATGCCGGAGCAGCGGAACTGATGGGCGATCAACGCCCGATGATTGAGGCCCTGCAAGCTCTCGGCGGCATGACTCCCGGAGAATTGCCCAAAGAAATGGCTGCCAGCGGAATTTCCGGCAGCAGCATGAAGGCCCTGTTCAGCAGCCACCCACCGCTTGAGAAACGGATTGCCGCTCTCCAAGGCAAGTAA
- a CDS encoding amphi-Trp domain-containing protein, translating into MERETVLFKTEEKMSRNEVVDLLRNLADKIEKSKVVLQQGTKEVRLKIPDRVKLKVKAEKEVGKRRTKKKLELEIEWLVGASANKHEPLTLG; encoded by the coding sequence ATGGAACGTGAAACTGTCCTGTTCAAAACAGAAGAAAAAATGTCACGCAATGAGGTCGTGGACCTGCTCCGCAACCTTGCCGACAAGATTGAAAAGAGTAAGGTTGTCCTGCAACAGGGCACAAAAGAGGTCAGGCTGAAAATACCCGACCGGGTCAAGCTGAAAGTTAAGGCGGAAAAAGAGGTCGGCAAGCGGCGCACCAAGAAAAAACTGGAGCTAGAGATTGAGTGGCTGGTCGGTGCTTCTGCCAACAAACACGAACCATTAACACTGGGATAG